A portion of the Stella humosa genome contains these proteins:
- a CDS encoding CaiB/BaiF CoA transferase family protein, translating into MSDGDAARNQRPRDTTRASGPRDTTLADGPLGGLRIVDLTSVIMGPFATHILADLGADVIKVEAPEGDSLRHYRPLRSPGMAGNILNLHRNKRSIVLDLKSADGRQALDRLIATADVLVHSLRPATIGRLGYDYERVRRLAPDIIYCGAYGFGADGPYADKAAYDDLIQAGSGLADLHGRVHGEPGYAPTVVCDKLAGQAIATAVTAALLQRERGGGGQAIEVPMMETAIEFNLVEHMFGFAFEPPADRAGFPRVLNRQRRPYRTADGWACILPYSDRNWSDFYAFIGRPEFANDPRFATLPERVANIGVLYGLIVEEAPNHTTAEWVAFCDRASIPCMPVLALDDLPDDRHIQAVGLFTVMEHPTEGAYRAIRRPVNYSAAPFRIRRHAPRLGQHTAEVLAELGLGPDDTQHPTDTGAEQRREPTETGGNR; encoded by the coding sequence ATGTCCGACGGCGACGCCGCCCGGAACCAGCGGCCGCGCGACACCACCCGGGCCAGCGGCCCGCGGGACACGACCCTGGCTGACGGGCCGCTGGGCGGCCTGCGCATCGTCGACCTGACGAGCGTCATCATGGGGCCGTTCGCGACCCACATCCTGGCCGACCTCGGCGCCGACGTGATCAAGGTAGAGGCGCCGGAGGGCGATTCGCTGCGCCACTACCGCCCGCTGCGCAGCCCCGGCATGGCCGGCAACATCCTGAATCTGCATCGCAACAAGCGCAGCATCGTGCTGGACCTGAAATCAGCCGATGGGCGGCAGGCGCTGGACCGGCTGATCGCGACCGCCGACGTGCTGGTCCACAGCCTGCGGCCGGCCACCATCGGCCGGCTCGGCTACGACTACGAGCGGGTGCGGCGGCTGGCGCCGGACATCATCTATTGCGGCGCCTACGGCTTCGGCGCCGACGGTCCCTACGCCGACAAGGCCGCCTATGACGACCTGATCCAGGCGGGCTCCGGCCTGGCCGACCTGCATGGGCGGGTGCATGGCGAGCCGGGATACGCCCCCACGGTCGTCTGCGACAAGCTGGCGGGCCAGGCGATCGCCACGGCGGTGACGGCCGCCCTGTTGCAGCGCGAGCGCGGCGGCGGCGGCCAGGCGATCGAGGTGCCGATGATGGAGACGGCGATCGAGTTCAACCTGGTCGAGCACATGTTCGGCTTCGCCTTCGAGCCGCCGGCCGACCGCGCGGGCTTCCCCCGCGTCCTCAACCGCCAGCGCCGCCCCTACCGCACGGCCGACGGCTGGGCCTGCATCCTGCCCTATTCCGACCGCAACTGGTCGGACTTCTATGCCTTCATCGGACGCCCGGAGTTCGCGAACGATCCGCGCTTCGCCACCCTGCCCGAGCGGGTCGCGAACATCGGCGTGCTCTACGGCCTGATCGTCGAGGAGGCGCCCAACCACACGACCGCCGAATGGGTCGCCTTCTGCGACCGGGCCAGCATCCCCTGCATGCCGGTGCTGGCGCTGGACGACCTGCCGGACGACCGGCACATCCAGGCGGTCGGGCTGTTCACGGTGATGGAGCACCCGACCGAGGGGGCCTATCGGGCGATCCGCCGGCCGGTGAACTACAGCGCCGCCCCCTTCCGCATCCGCCGCCATGCCCCGCGCCTGGGCCAGCACACGGCCGAGGTGCTGGCCGAGCTGGGCCTTGGACCCGACGACACGCAGCACCCGACCGACACCGGCGCCGAGCAACGGCGCGAGCCCACCGAAACCGGAGGAAACCGATGA